Proteins encoded in a region of the Tachyglossus aculeatus isolate mTacAcu1 chromosome 11, mTacAcu1.pri, whole genome shotgun sequence genome:
- the KRT40 gene encoding keratin, type I cytoskeletal 40 gives MTSACSSSCSPESCCRVTDCPSASTCSTDTPCLPASCGAARCQTPRFLCRSRLSSSCYLPVVGHRGWRDEWAFNSNEKETMQFLNDRLANYLEKVRCLEEENAELECKIREQCEQQITFVCPDYQCYFNTVEDLQQKILCTKAENSRLAVQIDNCKLAADDFRTKYEAELSLRQPVEADVRDLRRILDDLTLCKSDLEAHLESLKEDLLCLKKNHEEEVNSLQAQLGDRLIVELDTAPTVDLNKLLDEMRCQYETVVANNRREAEEWFAIQTEELNHQQLSSAEQLHCCQSEIIELDRTANALEIELEAQESLKESLEGTFSETKDRYSSQLAQIQCLIDNVETQLAEIRCDLERQNQEYQILLDVKTRLECEIATYQSLLESEDCKLPCNPCSASYTFCDLSEPCVICTVENCQA, from the exons aTGACTTCTGCCTGCTCTTCAAGTTGCTCTCCCGAGTCCTGCTGCAGAGTAACTGATTGTCCATCTGCCTCAACCTGCTCTACTgacaccccctgcctccctgcttcttgtgGAGCAGCCAGATGTCAGACGCCCAGATTCCTATGCCGATCTCGCCTGTCGAGCAGCTGCTATTTGCCCGTGGTGGGGCACCGTGGCTGGCGCGATGAATGGGCCTTCAATAGCAACGAGAAGGAGACCATGCAATTTCTGAACGATCGCCTGGCCAACTACCTAGAGAAGGTGCGGTGTCTGGAGGAGGAGAACGCAGAGCTGGAGTGCAAGATCCGAGAGCAGTGCGAACAACAAATCACTTTTGTCTGTCCCGACTACCAGTGTTACTTCAACACAGTTGAGGATCTCCAGCAAAAG ATTTTGTGCACCAAGGCAGAGAATTCCAGGTTAGCTGTGCAGATCGACAACTGCAAACTGGCAGCTGATGACTTTAGAACCAA GTATGAAGCTGAACTATCCCTCCGCCAGCCAGTTGAAGCTGATGTCAGGGACCTGCGAAGGATTCTAGATGATTTGACCCTGTGCAAATCGGACTTGGAGGCACATCTGGAGTCTCTGAAGGAAGATCTCCTCTGTCTCAAGAAGAATCACGAAGAG gAAGTAAACTCCCTCCAGGCCCAGCTTGGGGATAGACTCATTGTGGAGCTGGACACTGCCCCAACTGTAGATCTGAACAAGCTCCTGGATGAGATGAGGTGTCAGTATGAAACTGTGGTAGCTAACAATCGCAGAGAGGCTGAGGAATGGTTTGCTATCCAG ACAGAAGAACTGAATCACCAGCAGCTTTCCAGTGCAGAGCAGTTACATTGCTGCCAATCGGAGATCATCGAATTGGATCGAACAGCCAACGCTCTGGAGATTGAACTCGAGGCCCAGGAGAGTCTG AAAGAATCTCTGGAAGGCACTTTTTCAGAAACCAAGGACCGTTACAGTTCCCAGCTGGCACAGATACAGTGCCTGATCGACAATGTGGAGACCCAGCTTGCTGAGATCCGTTGTGACCTGgagcggcagaaccaggaataCCAAATCCTCCTTGATGTCAAGACCCGACTGGAATGTGAAATTGCCACATACCAAAGCTTGCTTGAGAGCGAAGATTGCAA GCTTCCCTGCAATCCATGCTCTGCCTCCTATACTTTCTGTGACCTGAGCGAACCCTGTGTGATTTGTACAGTAGAAAACTGCCAAGCCTGA